In one Sphingobacterium daejeonense genomic region, the following are encoded:
- a CDS encoding S41 family peptidase, whose amino-acid sequence MNKLLLTLALLVGGAIALSAQVQPTFLSHPTLSPDAQTIVFSFEGDLWKVPSGGGPAFRLTAMEGNEVMPRISPDGQWLAFSSNQNGNLDVYVMPMAGGNIQQITHHESTDEVDSWSWDSKQIYFTSGRANRLSSYCVSKDGGTAERIFPHFFNYIHGMVETPTGELLFTDTWESYTAANRKRYKGAFNPDIKGYHPKTKAYKEYTNYEGKDLWPTVDNKGTIYFASDEANDEYNLYSISNGTKVGLTQFKESIRNPQVAANGSKVVFEKGYQLFVYDVASKNTMQPAISLSRNQVLGKSKEFDVKGAISNFDVSPDGKKMAFVSRGELFVSDIDGKFIRQMPGQGERITEVKWLKDNKTLLFNQTVGGYLNWYSRSADGKGDVKQLTQDKRNNRQISINNDRSKAVYLSGRDEVRLLDLNSLKSETIVKDEIWAFQNSSPSFSPDDRYVLFTAIRNFEQDIFVYHIADKKAINLTNTGVTEASPVWSKDGKYVYFSSNRTKPAYPTGMENASLYRLAMENYDEPYRIGKFDELFKDSEKDKDKDREKKDSTANKKDKNSKDKKDADKPKDDKKDDKKKVLVSIDVQGLSDRITQVSPAAGTQYNPQTFAKGEKSYLFYQSNHEGKWATYRITFEPFANSKTEKVFDGGIQDLVEVDGKYFALIGSNIQKYNMDQNKLDAVDINFKFNRDLDKEFKQMFYETWANIEENYYDENFHGVDWEGMKTKYANYLNGINNRMDLRILLNDMLGELNSSHMGFSTFGTDERKQFNFVTNELGVVYDDKDPYKVTHIVAKGPASKKEVDLKVGDILVAVNGNKIDKSKDRDSYLTWPSLAKEIQLTVNRGGKEQIINIRPQSNSSFKELLYDEWIKGNKKKVDDLSKNRIAYSHMKNMGGDELQSFLIDMAEQENNKEAVILDLRYNTGGNVHDEVLRFLSQRPYLQWQYRGGKLSPQSSFSPAGKPIVLLINEQSLSDAEMTAAGFKALKLGKVIGTETYRWIIFTSGKGLVDGSFYRLPSWGCYTLDGQDLELTGVAPDIAVKNTVADRVADKDPQLERAVDEILKDLKK is encoded by the coding sequence ATGAACAAATTACTATTAACCTTAGCTCTTCTAGTAGGAGGAGCTATAGCATTGTCTGCCCAGGTTCAGCCCACATTTTTGTCACACCCTACCTTGAGCCCTGATGCTCAAACGATAGTTTTCAGTTTTGAAGGTGATCTTTGGAAAGTTCCTTCTGGTGGAGGTCCTGCTTTTCGTCTGACCGCCATGGAAGGAAATGAGGTGATGCCTAGGATTTCCCCAGATGGACAATGGTTGGCATTCTCGTCGAACCAAAACGGGAACTTGGATGTTTACGTCATGCCTATGGCAGGTGGAAATATTCAACAGATTACTCACCATGAATCTACAGACGAGGTTGACAGTTGGAGTTGGGACAGTAAGCAGATATATTTTACTTCTGGCAGGGCCAACAGATTGAGCAGCTACTGTGTAAGTAAGGATGGTGGTACTGCAGAGCGGATTTTTCCACATTTCTTCAATTATATCCATGGAATGGTTGAGACACCAACTGGAGAATTGTTGTTCACAGATACTTGGGAAAGCTATACTGCGGCGAACAGGAAAAGATATAAAGGAGCTTTTAACCCCGATATAAAAGGATATCATCCTAAAACTAAAGCCTATAAAGAATATACCAACTACGAAGGGAAAGATTTATGGCCTACAGTTGATAATAAAGGTACCATCTATTTTGCTTCTGATGAGGCCAATGATGAGTATAACCTATACAGTATAAGCAATGGTACCAAGGTTGGATTGACTCAATTCAAGGAGTCGATTCGTAATCCACAAGTTGCTGCGAATGGTTCCAAAGTTGTTTTTGAAAAGGGCTACCAGTTATTTGTTTACGATGTAGCTAGCAAAAACACCATGCAACCAGCAATTTCATTGAGTAGAAATCAAGTCTTGGGCAAGTCCAAGGAATTTGATGTTAAAGGTGCGATCAGCAATTTTGATGTTTCTCCGGATGGGAAGAAAATGGCCTTTGTATCAAGGGGAGAATTGTTTGTCAGTGATATTGATGGGAAGTTTATTCGACAAATGCCAGGTCAAGGTGAAAGAATTACAGAAGTCAAATGGCTAAAGGATAATAAGACATTGTTGTTTAACCAAACTGTTGGAGGGTATTTAAATTGGTACTCTCGTTCGGCAGATGGTAAGGGTGACGTAAAGCAATTGACACAAGACAAGAGAAACAATAGGCAGATCAGCATTAACAATGACCGGAGCAAAGCGGTTTACCTCAGCGGAAGAGATGAGGTTCGTTTATTGGATTTAAACAGTCTAAAAAGTGAGACTATAGTGAAGGATGAGATCTGGGCTTTCCAAAACTCTTCGCCATCATTTTCCCCAGATGATAGGTACGTTCTATTTACTGCGATCCGAAATTTTGAACAGGATATTTTCGTTTATCATATCGCTGATAAAAAAGCCATCAATTTAACGAATACGGGTGTGACTGAAGCTTCTCCTGTATGGTCGAAGGATGGGAAATACGTGTATTTTTCAAGTAATCGAACAAAGCCTGCGTATCCTACAGGGATGGAAAATGCGAGTTTATATCGTTTAGCAATGGAGAATTACGATGAGCCTTATCGTATTGGGAAATTTGATGAATTATTCAAAGATAGCGAGAAAGATAAAGACAAAGACAGGGAAAAAAAGGATAGTACAGCAAACAAGAAAGACAAAAACAGCAAGGATAAAAAAGATGCTGATAAACCAAAAGATGATAAAAAGGATGATAAAAAGAAAGTATTGGTATCTATTGATGTTCAAGGCCTATCGGATAGGATTACACAAGTAAGTCCTGCTGCTGGTACTCAATATAATCCGCAGACGTTTGCAAAAGGAGAGAAGTCTTACTTATTTTATCAATCTAACCATGAGGGTAAATGGGCGACCTACAGGATCACTTTCGAGCCCTTTGCCAACAGTAAAACCGAGAAGGTATTTGATGGTGGTATTCAAGATCTAGTGGAAGTTGATGGGAAGTACTTTGCTTTAATTGGTAGCAATATCCAGAAATACAACATGGATCAAAATAAACTTGATGCGGTTGATATTAATTTCAAGTTCAATAGAGATCTGGACAAAGAATTCAAACAGATGTTCTATGAAACATGGGCCAATATTGAAGAAAACTATTATGACGAGAATTTCCATGGTGTTGATTGGGAAGGTATGAAAACGAAATATGCGAACTACCTCAACGGAATCAACAATAGGATGGACTTAAGGATTCTTCTAAATGATATGTTAGGGGAGTTGAACTCATCTCATATGGGTTTCAGCACTTTCGGTACAGATGAACGCAAGCAATTTAATTTTGTGACCAATGAATTAGGAGTAGTTTATGATGATAAAGATCCCTACAAGGTTACCCATATTGTTGCCAAGGGACCTGCATCTAAAAAGGAAGTTGATTTGAAAGTTGGAGATATATTGGTTGCTGTGAATGGAAACAAGATTGACAAGTCCAAGGACCGTGATTCTTATTTGACGTGGCCCTCTCTAGCCAAAGAAATTCAACTGACCGTGAATCGAGGAGGAAAGGAGCAGATCATCAACATCAGGCCGCAGAGCAATTCATCATTCAAGGAATTACTATATGATGAGTGGATCAAGGGCAATAAAAAGAAAGTTGATGATTTGAGCAAAAACCGAATTGCCTACTCGCATATGAAAAATATGGGCGGTGATGAGCTACAGTCCTTTTTGATCGATATGGCTGAGCAAGAAAACAATAAAGAAGCAGTCATTTTAGATCTTAGATATAATACGGGTGGAAATGTTCATGACGAGGTATTACGCTTTTTATCGCAACGACCATATCTACAGTGGCAATATCGCGGTGGTAAGCTTTCTCCACAAAGTAGCTTTTCTCCAGCTGGTAAGCCTATCGTATTGTTGATTAACGAACAGTCTTTAAGTGATGCTGAAATGACAGCTGCAGGTTTCAAGGCTTTGAAGCTTGGGAAAGTTATAGGTACTGAGACTTATCGATGGATTATATTTACCTCTGGAAAGGGATTGGTCGATGGGTCATTCTATCGATTGCCATCTTGGGGATGTTATACTTTGGATGGTCAGGACCTGGAATTGACAGGAGTAGCTCCAGATATTGCTGTTAAGAATACGGTTGCGGATCGTGTAGCTGACAAAGACCCTCAATTGGAAAGAGCCGTTGATGAAATCCTTAAGGATTTGAAGAAATAG
- a CDS encoding MFS transporter yields MTSLGEAGANVSQSMKSRIRIAVTLFYFGQGLGFASWASRIPTIKSALELSEAQLGTILLMLPIGQLLTMPLSGALVNKYGSHKVMPWAAFLYALVLLLIGFSGNAWMLGASLFLFGVTGNMCNIAVNTQGVLAEDLYGRSIMSSFHGAWSLAGFTGALIGLLSLNFQINTIPHFIGIILIMVLNILLNKQYLVPEEGSKTEKKEKTKFKPDSLIVQLGVIGFFSMATEGAMFDWSGVYFSDVVKSPEKLVILGYASFMIMMALGRFLGDAFIGRYGRQRTLQISGVLMFVGMLASVVFPNLWVCTFAFMLVGLGVACNVPTVYSVTGKHKTIPAGVALAMVSSISYLGFLMGPPLIGYIAELFSLRYSFAIFSLFGFLMFIMVSRLKIFNEK; encoded by the coding sequence ATGACATCATTAGGTGAGGCAGGTGCGAATGTCTCTCAATCCATGAAAAGCAGAATACGCATTGCAGTAACTTTGTTTTACTTTGGCCAAGGTTTGGGTTTTGCGAGTTGGGCAAGTCGTATTCCTACTATTAAATCAGCATTAGAACTTTCTGAAGCTCAATTAGGGACTATCCTGTTAATGCTTCCGATTGGTCAATTATTAACAATGCCTCTTTCTGGAGCATTGGTGAATAAATATGGCAGCCATAAAGTGATGCCATGGGCAGCATTTCTATATGCCTTGGTGCTTCTGTTGATTGGGTTTTCAGGAAATGCATGGATGTTGGGCGCTTCATTATTCCTTTTTGGAGTTACCGGAAACATGTGTAATATCGCCGTAAATACGCAAGGGGTATTGGCAGAAGATCTTTATGGAAGATCTATTATGTCCTCTTTCCATGGAGCGTGGTCATTGGCAGGATTTACGGGTGCTTTGATAGGACTTCTATCCCTCAACTTCCAGATCAATACAATCCCCCATTTTATAGGTATTATCCTGATCATGGTCTTGAATATCCTGTTGAACAAACAGTATTTGGTTCCTGAAGAAGGCTCCAAGACAGAAAAAAAAGAAAAAACAAAGTTCAAACCAGACTCCCTTATTGTACAATTAGGTGTCATCGGATTCTTCAGCATGGCAACCGAAGGTGCTATGTTCGACTGGAGCGGTGTATATTTCAGCGATGTAGTAAAATCTCCTGAGAAACTCGTGATACTAGGTTATGCATCATTTATGATTATGATGGCGCTCGGAAGATTCCTAGGAGATGCATTCATTGGCAGATATGGCAGACAGCGAACTCTACAAATCAGTGGCGTACTGATGTTCGTGGGCATGCTTGCATCTGTTGTTTTCCCTAATCTATGGGTCTGTACATTCGCATTTATGTTGGTCGGATTAGGCGTAGCATGTAATGTCCCTACCGTGTACAGTGTTACAGGTAAACACAAAACAATCCCTGCCGGAGTTGCCCTCGCAATGGTTTCCAGTATTTCCTACCTCGGATTCTTGATGGGACCACCATTGATCGGTTATATTGCGGAGTTGTTCAGCTTAAGATACTCATTCGCTATTTTTTCACTGTTTGGTTTCCTAATGTTTATCATGGTCAGCAGACTGAAAATCTTCAACGAAAAATAA
- a CDS encoding glycoside hydrolase family 43 protein, whose protein sequence is MFNKIFSLCVCLCFIFSSKAQEQDSAFIFSYFKGNGEDGLHLVYSEDGLKWSALKGDQSFLTPELSPDKLMRDPCIIKGGDGLYHMVWTVSWTQKGIGHATSKDLINWSEQQYIPVMEHEPHARNTWAPEITYDPSTKQYMIYWATTITGEFPETQVEADNGYNHRMYYTLTKDFKDFTETMLLYEPGFNCIDATIQKNGSKWMMLIKDETREPAEKNLKLAYADDLEGPYSEASEKITGDYWAEGPTVIKNNGEWYVYFDRYMDNHFGVIKSKDLKNWTDVSDQLQFPEGIRHGTILKISNKELNKLKAL, encoded by the coding sequence ATGTTCAATAAAATTTTTTCTCTCTGTGTCTGTCTGTGCTTTATATTTTCATCAAAAGCTCAAGAACAAGACTCAGCATTTATCTTTTCTTACTTTAAGGGCAATGGCGAAGATGGTCTTCACCTTGTCTATAGTGAAGACGGATTAAAATGGTCCGCTTTAAAAGGAGATCAATCTTTTTTGACTCCGGAACTCAGCCCTGACAAGTTAATGCGCGATCCCTGTATTATCAAGGGTGGCGATGGTCTCTATCACATGGTTTGGACTGTCAGCTGGACTCAAAAGGGGATTGGCCATGCTACTTCCAAAGATCTGATAAATTGGTCGGAGCAGCAGTACATCCCAGTTATGGAGCACGAGCCTCATGCTAGAAATACTTGGGCACCTGAAATAACCTATGATCCGTCAACCAAGCAATATATGATTTATTGGGCAACTACGATCACGGGAGAGTTCCCTGAAACGCAAGTTGAGGCAGACAATGGCTATAACCACCGAATGTACTATACCTTGACCAAAGACTTCAAGGATTTTACCGAAACCATGCTTCTTTATGAGCCTGGATTCAATTGTATTGATGCTACGATTCAAAAGAATGGTTCAAAATGGATGATGCTCATCAAAGATGAAACTCGTGAACCGGCAGAAAAAAATCTAAAGTTAGCTTATGCTGATGATTTAGAAGGGCCATATTCCGAAGCTAGCGAAAAAATAACAGGTGATTATTGGGCGGAAGGTCCTACAGTAATCAAGAATAATGGGGAATGGTATGTTTATTTTGATCGTTATATGGATAATCATTTTGGGGTCATTAAATCCAAGGATTTAAAGAATTGGACAGATGTATCTGATCAATTGCAATTTCCAGAAGGGATAAGACACGGGACCATATTGAAGATTTCGAATAAAGAATTAAATAAGTTAAAGGCGTTGTAG